ACATTTGACTGGGAGATGGAGGACGGTCTGAAGGAAATCCCCATTGAAGAACGTGACCCGGACGAGGTGCGATATATACAAGGCCTGGCGGAAGGCAAACTGCGGCAGGTGCTGCTGGTGCCGGAAAGCAGCCCGGCCGCCAACTATGCCTTTGACGTCACCCCGGCCCGGCTGGTGACCGGTTTTATTACGGAACGGGGCATCTGCAAGGCCGACCGGCAAGACATCCGGCGCCTTTTCCCGGAAATGCGCCCGCAGAAAAAAATTTGACTTTAAACCGTTTATTGAGTATTCTTTTAACTGGAATAAGGTGGCGTAAAATCGCCACGCAACTCATTTAAGGAAAATAAGGATGAAATATTCCATCATCGGTCTTGTGCTCTGGATCGGCGCCGCGATTTACTGGTTTTTTGGGAAGATTGCCAGTGTTACGGGCAAGACGCTTGAAATTTTCACCATCGAAGAACTGATTGGGCTGGACTGGATTGAAAAAATCCCCTGGCCCAAACTCTATCCCGCAGCCGAATTCATCGGCACAACCCAGATTCCCCTGCTGATCCTGGCCGTCGGGCTCGTTTTTATCATCATCGGAATGTTCTTTAAAACCTGATCACCGACTGCTATCCGCACTTAATACTTGAGAATACCGCCATTTATCAGGATATTTTAGGGCATTTCTAAAAAGCGATTTTTAGAGATGCCCTTTATCTTTGGAAGCGGACTTGTCTATATCAATAATTTTGGTGCCTTCCATGTACTCCCGGGTTTCATAAGTGGTAATTCTCATGAGTTTCCGGGTAATCCCCCCCATGCGATTGATCTGCTCTTTAATGATCTGCAGTTTCTCTATCAAGGGATGATGCGGATCCGCCATTTCCATCATGATAAGATCCAGATAGCCGGTAATGGTCTGAAGCGGTTGATTCATTTCATGGCAGACCGCTCCCGCCATTTCCAGCACGCCCTGAATTTTGCCGCGCCGGTCAAGGGCGTCATGCAGTTCGATAATCCGTTTGCCGGCATTGATACGAACCCGCAACTCACCGGAGTCAAAAGGCTTAACAACATAATCGTCGGCGCCCGCCTGGAGGCCCTCCACAATGTCCTTTTTCTCTCCCCTGGCCGTCAGAATGATAATATGACCGGTTTCCGCCCCGGAAGTCGAGGAGCGAATCCTCCGGCACAGTTCGATGCCATCCATGCCGGGCATGACCCAGTCCAGCAGAATCAGCCGGGGCGGATCAGGGGCGTTGACAATCTCCAATGCCCTTTTCCCGTCTCCGGCCGCCTCCACCCAATACCCCCACTTGGTCAGCAGCGTCTCCAGCAGCTTTCGCGTGGCGGCGTTATCTTCCACAACCAGGACTTTCATGCCATTCACCTTATTTGATTATATGTCGCATTGATCGGATTTCATGTCAAATAAACACCACGGGAAAAAGCCGGCGGACCGGATTAAAGTATTGACTAAACAGGCCCTGCCATATAAATTTAATAAGTTTAAGAACGATATCCCAGAATAAACCGGATGAAACACAACGTATTGCAATGATTCAGTTAATTAAAGGCTTTAAAGACATCCTGCCGGACGAGTCCGGTTACTGGCGTCAGGTGGAAAACCTGGCGGCCGAAATTTTCGCCTGTTTCGGCTTTGTTGAGCTGCGGCCGCCGATCCTTGAAAGAACCGGCCTGTTTGAAAAAAGTATCGGTCAAGATACTGATATTGTTGAAAAAGAGATGTACACCTTTGCCGACAGAAAAGGTGACCTGGTGACCCTCCGACCCGAGGCGACCGCTTCCGTTGTCCGGGCCTATATCCAGCATCAGCTGTACGCCGCCAACCCCTGTCGGAAACTCTATACCATCGGGCCCATGTTCCGCCGGGAACGGCCCCAGAAGGGCAGGTATCGACAGTTTCACCAGATCAACGCCGAGGCCTTTGGCGTCAAAGAACCTTACCTGGACGCCCAGATGATCCTGCTGGTCACGACTCTGTTCAGGCGCCTGGGAATCGATGACGTGACCGTCCATCTCAACTCTCTGGGATGCCGGCAATGCCGGCCGGCATACAAACAAGCGCTGCACGCTTTTCTGGAAAAGCACCGGGAAATCCTCTGCGCCGACTGCCGCCAGCGGCTCGACCGCAATCCTCTGCGGGTGCTGGACTGCAAGGTGGAAGAGTGCCGCCGGGCCGCCGCCGGGGCCCCGGCCATCGCCGCCTGCCTCTGCCCCGAATGCGAAGCCCACTTTGCGGCGGTCAAGACCCTGCTGACCGACCTTCATGTGGATTTTCAACTCGACGACCGGCTGGTCAGGGGGCTTGATTATTACACCCGCACGACCTTTGAGGTGCAAACCGGCAGCCTCGGCGCCCAGAACGCCATCGCCGGCGGCGGCCGTTACGACGAGCTGGTCAAAATGCTGGGGGGACCGGATCAGCCGGCGGTGGGGTTTGCCGTCGGATGCGAACGGCTGATCGAACTGGTCCGGCAAAGCAACCGCCTGACCATCGAAACGGGCGTCGACCTGTTCATCGCCGCCCTGGGCAGCGAAATCCGGGAAAAGGCCTTCCGGTGGATGAGCGAACTGCAACTATTCGGATTTTCAGTTGAAATGTGTTTCGACGAACGCGGTCTGAAAAGCCAGATGAAACAGGCCGACCGGCTCGGTGCCGCCGAAACCCTGATTATCGGGGAATCGGAACTGTCGGCCGGCCGGGCGGTCCTGCGAAACATGCGAACCCAGCAGCAGCGTGAACTGCCCCTCGCCGGATTGGTGGAACAATTGAAGACGTTGCTGACAGACCCAACAACAAGAAAAGGAATTTCCACGTGACAGATGAATTAGGAAAACTGCGAAGAACCCACCACTGCAACGCGCTGAACGCCGGTATGGTGAACAGCCAGGTGGTGTTGACCGGCTGGGTCCAGCGCCGCCGGGACCATGGCGGCGTCATTTTTATCGACTTGCGAGACCGGTTCGGCCTCACCCAGGTGGTGTTCAACCCCGAAAGGAATAAAGTTGTTCATGAAAAGGCCCATGTCATCCGGAACGAATTCGTGATCGGCGTCCGGGGGACCGTGGCCGCGCGGCCCCAGGACATGATCAATCCCAACCTGGCCACGGGCGAAATCGAAGTGCTGGCCGACGAGCTGCTGATTCTCAACACCGCCGACAACCCGCCCTTCATGATCGAGGACCGGGTGGACGTCTCGGAAAACGTCCGCCTCCAGAACCGGCACATCGACCTGCGCCGGCCGGGCATGCAGCGCAACCTCATCTCCCGGTACCGGGCGGCCATGGCGGCCCGCCAATACCTGGACGGACAAGGTTTTCTGGACATCGAAACCCCCTTTCTGACCCGCAACACGCCCGAAGGCGCCCGGGACTACCTGGTGCCCAGCCGCGTCAATCCCGGCAACTTCTACGCCCTGCCCCAGTCGCCCCAGCTCTTCAAGCAGCTGCTGATGGTCGCCGGCTTCGACCGTTATTACCAGATCGTCAAGTGTTTCCGGGACGAGGACCTGCGGGCCGACCGTCAGCCGGAATTCACCCAGATCGACATGGAGATGTCCTTCATCGGCGAGGAGGACATCATGGCCATCGGCGAAGGGCTGGTGGCGGCCATCATCAGGGCGATCACCGGCCGCGAGGTTTCCCTGCCCTTTGACCGCATGACCTACGACGACGCCATGGCCGCCTACGGGCTGGACAAGCCGGACCTGCGGTTCGGCCTGGAACTGCACGACATCACCGACATCATGGCCGGCAGCCAGTTCAAGGTCTTCGCCGACGCCGTGAAAAAAGGCGGCATCGTCAAGGCCATGAACGTCAAGGGCGGAGAAAAGTTCACCCGCAAGGAGCTGGATGATTTTACCGCCTATGCCGCCATTTTCAGGGCCAAGGGCCTGGCCTGGATCAAGGTCCGGGAAGACGGCTGGCAGTCGCCCATCGTCAAATTCTTTTCCGACAGCGAAAAGGCCGCCCTCACGGAGCGTCTCTCCATGGAGGTGGGCGACCTGGTCCTGTTCGGCGCCGACCGGGCGACCATCGTCAACGACGCCCTGGGCAACCTGAGAAATCACGTGGCCGAAAAGATGGGCCTGATCAGCAAGGACGAGATGCGCTTCATCTGGGTTACGGATTTTCCCTTTTTTGAATACGACGAAACGGAAAAACGCTACCAGGCCAAGCACCACCCCTTCACCGCCCCCAACCCCGAGGATATGGACAAACTGGAAACAGATCCGGAAGCGGTCCGTTCCCGGGCCTATGACCTGGTACTCAACGGTACCGAAATCGGCGGCGGCAGCATTCGGATTCACAACCGGCAGATCCAGGAACGCCTGTTTTCCGCCCTGGGCCTGAAACCGGAAGAGTATGAAGCAAAATTCGGATTTTTACTAAAAGCCCTGGCTTCCGGGGCCCCGCCCCACGGCGGCATGGCCATGGGGTTTGACCGGCTGATCATGATGCTGTGCGGCGAGGATTCCATCCGGAATGTCATCGCCTTTCCCAAGACCCAGAAAGCGGCCTGCCTGCTGACGGACGCGCCGTCGGAAATCGGACGGGCCCAGCTGGATGAGCTCTTCTTGAAAATAACCGTGGAAAAAGACGGATAAGGAGATGAAGATGAAAGAAGTCGTTATTGTCAATGGTGTCAGGACCGCCATCGGCGCCTTCGGCGGTTCGCTGAAAAGTGTTCCCGTGGTTGATCTGGGTGCCATCGTCATGAAGGCCCTGTTTAAAAAAGCCGGCCTGAGGCCGGCCACAAACGACCTGATGAGAGAGGTCGCGCCGGACAGCCTGAAGGACCAGGGGCCGATCGAGCTCGAAAAAGCGGCCGGTGACTGGGACGCTTCCGCCGTCCCGGTGGCCGTCGACGAGGTCATCATGGGCAACGTTCTCCAGGCCGGCCAGG
The sequence above is drawn from the Thermodesulfobacteriota bacterium genome and encodes:
- the hisS gene encoding histidine--tRNA ligase, which encodes MIQLIKGFKDILPDESGYWRQVENLAAEIFACFGFVELRPPILERTGLFEKSIGQDTDIVEKEMYTFADRKGDLVTLRPEATASVVRAYIQHQLYAANPCRKLYTIGPMFRRERPQKGRYRQFHQINAEAFGVKEPYLDAQMILLVTTLFRRLGIDDVTVHLNSLGCRQCRPAYKQALHAFLEKHREILCADCRQRLDRNPLRVLDCKVEECRRAAAGAPAIAACLCPECEAHFAAVKTLLTDLHVDFQLDDRLVRGLDYYTRTTFEVQTGSLGAQNAIAGGGRYDELVKMLGGPDQPAVGFAVGCERLIELVRQSNRLTIETGVDLFIAALGSEIREKAFRWMSELQLFGFSVEMCFDERGLKSQMKQADRLGAAETLIIGESELSAGRAVLRNMRTQQQRELPLAGLVEQLKTLLTDPTTRKGIST
- the aspS gene encoding aspartate--tRNA ligase; the encoded protein is MTDELGKLRRTHHCNALNAGMVNSQVVLTGWVQRRRDHGGVIFIDLRDRFGLTQVVFNPERNKVVHEKAHVIRNEFVIGVRGTVAARPQDMINPNLATGEIEVLADELLILNTADNPPFMIEDRVDVSENVRLQNRHIDLRRPGMQRNLISRYRAAMAARQYLDGQGFLDIETPFLTRNTPEGARDYLVPSRVNPGNFYALPQSPQLFKQLLMVAGFDRYYQIVKCFRDEDLRADRQPEFTQIDMEMSFIGEEDIMAIGEGLVAAIIRAITGREVSLPFDRMTYDDAMAAYGLDKPDLRFGLELHDITDIMAGSQFKVFADAVKKGGIVKAMNVKGGEKFTRKELDDFTAYAAIFRAKGLAWIKVREDGWQSPIVKFFSDSEKAALTERLSMEVGDLVLFGADRATIVNDALGNLRNHVAEKMGLISKDEMRFIWVTDFPFFEYDETEKRYQAKHHPFTAPNPEDMDKLETDPEAVRSRAYDLVLNGTEIGGGSIRIHNRQIQERLFSALGLKPEEYEAKFGFLLKALASGAPPHGGMAMGFDRLIMMLCGEDSIRNVIAFPKTQKAACLLTDAPSEIGRAQLDELFLKITVEKDG
- a CDS encoding response regulator → MKVLVVEDNAATRKLLETLLTKWGYWVEAAGDGKRALEIVNAPDPPRLILLDWVMPGMDGIELCRRIRSSTSGAETGHIIILTARGEKKDIVEGLQAGADDYVVKPFDSGELRVRINAGKRIIELHDALDRRGKIQGVLEMAGAVCHEMNQPLQTITGYLDLIMMEMADPHHPLIEKLQIIKEQINRMGGITRKLMRITTYETREYMEGTKIIDIDKSASKDKGHL